In Pseudomonas lutea, the sequence CCGAGCAACTGCATGGTGCCTTGCATGTCGACGATAATCTCAGTTGTGTAACGCTTGATGCCGTCCTTTTCCCACTCGCGGGTCTGCAGCTTGCCTTCGATGTAAACCTGCGAACCCTTGCGCAGATACTCGCCGGCGATTTCCGCAACCTTGCCGAACATCGAAACACGGTGCCACTCGGTCTTTTCGACCTTCTGCCCAGTCTGCTTGTCGGTCCACTGTTCGCTTGTTGCCAGGCTCAGGTTGGTCACGGCATTGCCGTTGGGCATGTAGCGGACCTCTGGGTCTTGCCCGCAAGTTCCGACCAGAATTACCTTGTTAACTCCACGTGCCATGGTGCTGCTCCTTGTCTGGCATGGTTGCCATAGATTGACTAAAATTCTATCTGCGCCTAGGCGTAAACCACAGGGTGGCTTCAGGGATCTTTGGATCGCACCCCGCTTCTGATGAAAGTCAGATGGCCCAGTGTCAGGTAACAGCGTCCTGCCCCGTCGAATGCATGCAATCGACGGCTGAGAATCCCGCCTGGAGCGGGATTCTCCGTTTCTGATCTCGTCTGTGGAGAGTGATCACGCCCTCTTTTGCCTTCCGGCTCAAGAGGCCGTGAATTCGTACCCCAAACCAGCTGATTGCGGTTATCTGGTGAAAGGCCCGGTAGACGATAGCGCATCATTTGCCGAGGAAGAGGGCACATATACTCGATTGCTCTGCTCATGTTCCTCTTGGTGAGCCTTTTGAATGCGGTAAGTCAGTTCGTCTTGAAGGTTTTCATAGTCGACGTTTTTGCCGTCCTGGTCGCGTAGACCACCGTAGTTGAACACTACCAGATGCTTGCGAAAGCCCCTTCCCTTACGTGCACTTGGCATCTTGAAAAAGATCTTCAACCGGCTGTCATTGAATTTCGGCAGAGTGTCAGCCTTTTCGGCGATAATGTGAAATACCGTATTGAGCTGCATCTGTCCTATCCCGCTATACGATTCCACCTCTGTACCTTCAATGGACGTATAGGGAACTAACCCATCAGCATTGAAAAACCAGATGCCCTTATCCTTCAGGATCATCAAGGTTTGCGAACCAGCCTTCCGATTAAGCCACGCCATAACCCAGAACCATAGCGAACACACGCCTAGTATCGCGGCAATTCCGTTGGAATTAGGACGCAACCCAATCAAGGCCATAACCAGAAGCAACATTCCACCCACTAAAGCTCGCACAAATACACGGCGACGCTCAGTGAACGCTATATCATTGACTGTAGAGTTCATGATTTTCCTTAAGTAATAGGCGCGAAAGCGCATCCCTGATTTGTGTATCAACCTTCATTGCTCTGCCTGCAATGCCCGCAAAAAAACGGCTTCATCTGGGGAGGGCAGATTGCTTAGCTAGCCGCCTGGCACGGCGAATTCTGTTTCTTACTCGCTTGAGGTCCTGTAAGGGCACAATGCCCACACGAACGACCCAATAAACCCTCCCGTGGGTTTTACGAAGCAGCATCCGTTCGCCTACATCATACAGCTCCAGAAGCTGAGAGATGAACCGATAAAAGCCGGCCTGGCTAAGATACTGGTCGTTCAGCCGCTCAAGCAGTGCGACGCCTATGTCCTTAACAAATGCCATAATTACCGCCGTGGGGAGCACACAAAGACCAATGGGCAGGACTATGACGATTGTTAGATTGCGGATGATTGACCACGCGTTGGCGGGGAGCGTTTCGAGCGCACCGAACAAGGTGTCTGGAGTGATGGTCGTGATGAGAATGGCCGCAAGTATTGCGACCAAGCCTGCCATGTAGGTGGCAAAGTTGGATGTGCTCGGAAGCCTGAAAAAGCCAATGGCACGAATCCAGATTGGATCTTGGGCACGCCGTTTGATTTCCTCCCGCCATTCCCACTCTTCAACCAGATGGCTCGCCAATGCACGAAGACTTTCCTGCTGGCTGAAGATTCTACGGATGAACGCGATTTTCTCGCGGTCCAGACTGCGATAAGGGGTGCGCATGCTGACGCGACTTGCAACTGGATTCAGATATCGAAACCGACGCTCAGCCCCGACAAGATGAATTTGTACCGCCCCGAACAACATTGGTATTTCAGCCAGTAGAAGCAAACATTGATCGCGGGAGCTGAGAAGCTCGCCTTGATCGCTGAGTCGCACATACAGATCAAAAAATGTAAGGCTTACTACAAGCGTCGCAAGCAACACCGTAAGCCAGAAAACAGACGAAGTCAGCGCATACAAAACTGGTGGACGGAACGTTTTACGGTAGAGACGTATTTTGTCGGCTATGCCACGCATGCGGATCCATTGCTTTGGTACTCCATTAAGAACACGACGCCGCATCAGTGAGCTACCGCATCATGGCAAACACTTCAGAATTTACTCAGTACCGCCTGACGCTCACGCCAGATTTCCTGGA encodes:
- a CDS encoding single-stranded DNA-binding protein, with the protein product MARGVNKVILVGTCGQDPEVRYMPNGNAVTNLSLATSEQWTDKQTGQKVEKTEWHRVSMFGKVAEIAGEYLRKGSQVYIEGKLQTREWEKDGIKRYTTEIIVDMQGTMQLLGGRPQEDGASQQQARPQAASQPQRESRPAPQQVPQPAPDFDRFDDDIPF